Proteins from a genomic interval of Microbacterium phyllosphaerae:
- a CDS encoding ABC transporter permease produces the protein MIWLVAEREIGSKLRSKAFLISTGVLLLIALAGIVIGGFASKNTDAMPVAVTSETASLVSALPDIDVTEVPDQAAAEELLRDEKVDAAVLPGDGPTGLTVVALKDAPTSLVSALSQAPTVEILEPATTNPLLRYFIAIAFGIVFMGAAATFGGTIAQSIVEEKQTRVVEILLSTISARTLLAGKVIGNTILAMGQILALAAVATIGLIVTGQREVLSTLGAPIIWFAVFFLFGFILLAAMFAAAASMVSRQEDIGSTTTPITMLIMAPYVLVIIFNDNPLVLTIMSYVPFSAPVGMPMRLFVGEAQWWEPLLSLVILLASCVAAIVVGAKIYENSLLRMGSRVKLVEALRG, from the coding sequence ATGATCTGGCTCGTCGCCGAGCGCGAGATCGGGTCGAAGCTGCGCAGCAAGGCATTCCTGATCTCGACGGGCGTCCTGCTGCTCATCGCGCTCGCGGGCATCGTGATCGGCGGCTTCGCGAGCAAGAACACGGATGCGATGCCCGTCGCCGTGACGTCCGAGACGGCATCCCTGGTGTCGGCGCTCCCCGACATCGACGTCACCGAGGTGCCGGACCAGGCCGCGGCCGAAGAACTGCTGCGTGACGAGAAGGTCGACGCCGCCGTTCTGCCGGGCGACGGACCGACCGGTCTCACCGTCGTGGCACTCAAGGACGCCCCGACGAGTCTCGTGTCGGCGCTGTCCCAGGCTCCGACGGTCGAGATCCTCGAACCCGCCACGACCAACCCGCTGCTGCGCTACTTCATCGCGATCGCCTTCGGCATCGTGTTCATGGGAGCCGCGGCGACCTTCGGCGGCACGATCGCCCAGAGCATCGTCGAGGAGAAGCAGACCCGCGTGGTCGAGATCCTGCTGTCGACCATCTCGGCGCGCACGCTGCTCGCCGGCAAGGTGATCGGCAACACGATCCTCGCGATGGGTCAGATCCTCGCCCTGGCCGCGGTCGCCACGATCGGGCTGATAGTCACCGGCCAACGCGAGGTGCTGTCGACGCTCGGAGCCCCGATCATCTGGTTCGCGGTGTTCTTCCTGTTCGGGTTCATCCTGCTCGCGGCGATGTTCGCGGCGGCGGCATCCATGGTCTCCCGTCAGGAGGACATCGGCTCGACCACGACCCCCATCACGATGCTGATCATGGCCCCGTACGTGCTGGTGATCATCTTCAACGACAACCCGCTGGTGCTGACGATCATGTCGTACGTGCCGTTCTCGGCGCCGGTCGGCATGCCGATGCGACTGTTCGTGGGCGAGGCGCAGTGGTGGGAGCCGCTGCTGAGCCTCGTGATCCTGCTCGCGAGCTGCGTCGCCGCGATCGTCGTCGGCGCGAAGATCTACGAGAACTCGCTGCTGCGCATGGGCTCGCGGGTCAAGCTCGTGGAGGCCCTGCGCGGCTGA
- a CDS encoding bifunctional proline dehydrogenase/L-glutamate gamma-semialdehyde dehydrogenase → MTVVADTTTPDTTPRTEEVAALVQRWLTESETHPVEPAAQRLAEVLKDPNGLAFTVGFVDGVMRPEDLSVAGRTLAELSEITPSLLPGYLRAAIRTGGFWAPKLPGVVVPISRRVLRAMVGHLVLDATPSKLGPAIAKLRKSGNRLNLNLLGEAVLGEREAGRRLQGTYDFLARKDVDYVSIKVSSVVSQLSMWSFDEAVADVVTKLTPLYELAASSEAAGRTKFINLDMEEFRDLDLTIAAFTSILDQPGFEDLEAGIVLQAYLPDALGAMQRLQEWAAARRAKGGAPIKVRVVKGANLAMEEVDSKVHGWPLATYGTKQDSDTNYKRVLDWSMTPERLDAVRIGVAGHNLFDIAYTWLLAKARNVTDAVEYEMLLGMATGQAEAVRKDVGQLLLYTPVVNPAEFDVAIAYLVRRLEENASPENFMSAVFELASDPALLTRERERFERSLAGLEADRSVPSSNRVQDRAAEAAAQSDAVTTGFENQPDSDPAIAANRTWGREILARSVDSTLGLDSIALARVETTDELDGIFAAASAAAVRWAALPAAERAAVLHRAGDELAARRGQLIEIMAHEAGKTIAEADPEVSEAIDFAHYYAERALDLETVDGAEFVPSKVTVVTPPWNFPVAIPAGGVLAGLASGSGVVIKPAKLTQRCGAVMVEALWAAGVPRDLLALVDLANRDLGTRLVASPEVDRVILTGAYETAQLFRSFRSDLPLLAETSGKNAIIVTPSADLDLAAADVARSAFGHAGQKCSAASLAILVGSVADSKRFERQLVDAVTSMRVGLPEDPATQMGPIIEPANGKLLTALTTLERGERWLVEPRKLDDEGKQWTPGVKIGVAPGSTTHLTEFFGPVLGIMHAKDLDEAIRLQNAVDYGLTAGIHSLDSEEVATWLDRVDAGNLYVNRGITGAIVQRQPFGGWKRSAVGAGAKAGGPNYLFGLGDWAPAELPAAAPGAAVIPAVDALLNAAGSDLGAVEIEWLHRAAAADERAWTTEFGTVSDKSGLGVERNVFRYRPVAADVRIGEDAALADGIRVIAAALRSGSPFTVSAPALPARVEKALRAQGITVTHEKDAAWVKRFAKAAAKAEHSWQRVRLVGGDASALFEALGGTPDVAVWSHAVTGAGRVEMLPFLHEQAVSITNHRFGNPTTLSEGLI, encoded by the coding sequence ATGACTGTCGTCGCCGACACCACCACTCCCGACACGACGCCGCGCACCGAAGAGGTCGCCGCCCTCGTGCAGCGCTGGCTCACCGAGAGCGAGACGCACCCCGTCGAGCCCGCCGCGCAGCGCCTCGCCGAGGTGCTCAAGGACCCGAACGGACTCGCGTTCACCGTCGGCTTCGTCGACGGCGTGATGCGCCCCGAAGACCTCAGCGTCGCCGGCCGCACCCTCGCCGAGCTGTCGGAGATCACCCCGTCGCTGCTGCCCGGCTACCTGCGTGCCGCCATCAGGACCGGCGGCTTCTGGGCTCCCAAGCTGCCCGGCGTCGTCGTGCCGATCTCGCGCCGCGTGCTGCGCGCGATGGTCGGACACCTCGTGCTCGACGCGACCCCCTCGAAGCTCGGCCCCGCGATCGCCAAGCTGCGCAAGAGCGGCAACCGCCTGAACCTCAACCTGCTCGGCGAGGCGGTGCTCGGTGAGCGCGAGGCCGGTCGCCGTCTGCAGGGCACCTACGACTTCCTGGCGCGCAAGGACGTGGACTACGTCTCGATCAAGGTGTCGAGCGTCGTCAGCCAGCTGTCGATGTGGTCGTTCGACGAGGCCGTGGCCGACGTCGTCACCAAGCTGACCCCGCTCTACGAGCTGGCCGCCTCGTCGGAGGCCGCGGGCAGGACGAAGTTCATCAACCTCGACATGGAGGAGTTCCGCGACCTCGACCTGACGATCGCGGCGTTCACCAGCATCCTCGACCAGCCCGGCTTCGAGGATCTCGAGGCCGGCATCGTGCTGCAGGCCTACCTGCCCGACGCGCTCGGCGCGATGCAGCGGCTGCAGGAGTGGGCCGCCGCCCGCCGGGCTAAGGGCGGAGCGCCCATCAAGGTGCGCGTCGTCAAGGGCGCCAACCTCGCCATGGAAGAGGTCGACTCGAAGGTGCACGGCTGGCCTCTCGCGACCTACGGCACCAAGCAGGACTCCGACACGAACTACAAGCGCGTGCTCGACTGGTCGATGACGCCGGAGCGACTGGATGCCGTGCGCATCGGCGTCGCGGGACACAACCTGTTCGACATCGCCTACACGTGGCTGCTCGCCAAGGCCCGGAACGTGACGGATGCCGTGGAGTACGAGATGCTCCTCGGCATGGCGACCGGTCAGGCCGAGGCTGTCCGCAAGGACGTCGGCCAGCTGCTGCTGTACACGCCGGTCGTGAACCCGGCCGAGTTCGACGTCGCGATCGCCTACCTCGTGCGCCGCCTCGAAGAGAACGCGAGCCCCGAGAACTTCATGTCGGCCGTGTTCGAGCTGGCCTCCGACCCCGCGCTGCTCACCCGTGAGCGCGAGCGTTTCGAGCGCTCGCTGGCAGGGCTCGAGGCCGACCGGTCGGTGCCGTCGTCGAATCGCGTGCAGGACCGCGCCGCGGAGGCGGCAGCACAGTCGGATGCCGTGACCACCGGCTTCGAGAACCAGCCAGACAGCGACCCCGCGATCGCCGCGAACCGCACCTGGGGCCGTGAGATCCTGGCGCGGTCGGTCGACTCGACGCTCGGCCTCGACTCGATCGCCCTCGCCAGGGTCGAGACGACCGATGAGCTCGACGGCATCTTCGCCGCCGCATCCGCCGCCGCCGTCCGGTGGGCCGCGCTGCCCGCCGCCGAGCGCGCCGCCGTGCTGCACCGCGCGGGCGACGAGCTCGCTGCCCGACGCGGTCAGCTGATCGAGATCATGGCCCACGAGGCAGGCAAGACGATCGCCGAGGCCGACCCCGAGGTCTCCGAGGCGATCGACTTCGCCCACTACTACGCCGAGCGCGCGCTCGACCTCGAGACCGTCGACGGCGCCGAGTTCGTGCCCTCGAAGGTGACCGTGGTGACGCCGCCGTGGAACTTCCCCGTCGCGATCCCCGCGGGGGGAGTGCTCGCCGGTCTCGCCTCCGGTTCGGGTGTGGTCATCAAGCCCGCCAAGCTGACCCAGCGCTGCGGTGCCGTCATGGTCGAGGCGCTGTGGGCCGCGGGCGTGCCGCGCGACCTGCTCGCGCTCGTCGACCTCGCGAACCGCGACCTCGGCACCCGCCTGGTCGCCAGCCCCGAGGTCGACCGCGTCATCCTCACCGGCGCCTACGAGACGGCGCAGCTGTTCCGGTCGTTCCGCTCCGACCTGCCGCTGCTCGCCGAGACCAGCGGCAAGAACGCGATCATCGTCACGCCGTCGGCCGATCTCGACCTCGCGGCCGCGGACGTCGCCCGCAGCGCGTTCGGTCACGCGGGGCAGAAGTGCTCGGCGGCATCGCTTGCGATCCTCGTCGGCTCCGTGGCCGACTCGAAGCGGTTCGAGCGCCAGCTGGTCGACGCCGTCACCTCGATGCGCGTCGGTCTGCCCGAAGACCCGGCGACGCAGATGGGACCGATCATCGAGCCGGCGAACGGCAAGCTGCTGACCGCGCTGACGACCCTCGAGCGGGGCGAGCGCTGGCTCGTGGAGCCCCGCAAGCTCGACGACGAGGGAAAGCAGTGGACGCCCGGCGTCAAGATCGGCGTCGCACCGGGATCGACCACCCACCTGACCGAGTTCTTCGGACCCGTGCTCGGCATCATGCACGCGAAGGACCTCGACGAGGCGATCCGTCTGCAGAATGCGGTGGACTACGGCCTCACCGCCGGCATCCACTCGCTCGACTCCGAGGAGGTCGCCACCTGGCTCGACCGTGTCGACGCCGGAAACCTCTACGTCAACCGCGGCATCACCGGCGCGATCGTGCAGCGCCAGCCGTTCGGCGGATGGAAGCGCTCGGCCGTCGGCGCCGGAGCCAAGGCCGGTGGACCGAACTACCTGTTCGGCCTCGGCGACTGGGCTCCTGCCGAACTGCCGGCGGCCGCACCGGGTGCTGCCGTGATCCCCGCGGTCGACGCGCTGCTGAACGCTGCCGGCTCCGACCTCGGCGCCGTCGAGATCGAGTGGCTGCACCGCGCCGCCGCCGCCGACGAGCGGGCCTGGACCACCGAGTTCGGCACCGTCAGCGACAAGTCCGGCCTCGGCGTCGAGCGCAACGTGTTCCGGTATCGCCCGGTCGCCGCCGACGTGCGCATCGGTGAGGACGCGGCGCTGGCCGACGGCATCCGCGTGATCGCCGCGGCTCTGCGCAGCGGCAGCCCGTTCACCGTGTCTGCCCCTGCTCTGCCCGCGCGGGTCGAGAAGGCGCTGCGCGCCCAGGGCATCACGGTCACGCACGAGAAGGATGCGGCGTGGGTCAAGCGCTTCGCGAAGGCTGCGGCGAAGGCCGAGCACAGCTGGCAGCGGGTGCGCCTCGTCGGCGGTGACGCGTCGGCCCTGTTCGAGGCTCTCGGTGGAACCCCGGACGTCGCCGTCTGGTCGCACGCCGTCACGGGTGCGGGCCGCGTCGAGATGCTGCCGTTCCTGCACGAGCAGGCCGTGTCGATCACGAACCACCGGTTCGGCAACCCCACCACCCTGTCGGAGGGTCTGATCTGA
- a CDS encoding LysR substrate-binding domain-containing protein — MLDVNRLRMLVELSRRGTLSAVADALSYSKASVSQQLSALEREVGVPLLRRVGRGVQFTPQGNVLVAEAIGILDQLEHAEVAVAESLTEVTGTVHIAVFQSTAHSLLPGALNALREQHPALRVEVTESDPETGLVGVSSRDFDLILAEQYPGRTRPIHADLDRVVLVHDSIALARRPGTPETADATAADADADADADADATAALWSTRDEPWVLEPAGTASRAWAEQLCRTAGFEPDVRFEVADLTAHVRLIRAGLAVGLLPELVWAGEPPTVALTPLPDEPRREIFSSARRVSAAAPSIRAVRRALASAASRNLLD; from the coding sequence ATGCTCGACGTCAACCGACTGCGAATGTTGGTCGAGCTGTCCCGCCGAGGAACCCTCTCAGCCGTCGCCGACGCCCTCTCCTACAGCAAGGCATCGGTGTCGCAGCAGCTGAGCGCTCTGGAACGGGAGGTGGGCGTCCCGCTGCTGCGCAGGGTCGGCCGCGGCGTGCAGTTCACCCCGCAGGGCAACGTCCTCGTGGCGGAGGCCATCGGCATCCTCGACCAGCTCGAACACGCCGAGGTCGCCGTCGCCGAGTCGCTCACCGAGGTCACCGGCACCGTCCACATCGCCGTGTTCCAGTCGACCGCGCACTCGCTGCTCCCCGGCGCGCTCAACGCGCTGCGCGAGCAGCATCCGGCCCTGCGCGTCGAGGTCACCGAGAGCGACCCCGAGACCGGGCTCGTCGGCGTCTCGAGCCGCGACTTCGATCTGATCCTCGCCGAGCAGTATCCCGGACGCACCCGACCGATCCACGCCGACCTCGACCGGGTGGTGCTCGTGCACGACTCGATCGCGCTGGCCCGGCGGCCGGGCACGCCGGAGACTGCGGATGCCACAGCTGCCGATGCCGATGCCGATGCCGATGCCGATGCCGATGCGACAGCGGCGCTGTGGTCGACGAGGGACGAGCCCTGGGTGCTCGAGCCCGCGGGCACGGCGTCACGGGCCTGGGCCGAACAGCTGTGCCGCACCGCCGGCTTCGAACCCGATGTGCGCTTCGAGGTCGCCGACCTCACCGCCCATGTGCGTCTCATCCGCGCCGGCCTCGCGGTCGGGCTGCTCCCCGAGCTCGTGTGGGCGGGAGAGCCGCCGACGGTCGCGCTCACCCCGTTGCCCGACGAACCGCGTCGGGAGATCTTCTCGTCGGCGCGGCGCGTGTCAGCCGCGGCGCCGTCGATCCGCGCGGTGCGACGAGCGCTGGCATCCGCCGCTTCTCGCAATCTGCTCGACTGA
- the ppk2 gene encoding polyphosphate kinase 2, whose protein sequence is MAGKTKTKTQTKTKAHDEKHKHHDKRKTHTRLDKKRYEKELRRLQIELVSMQQWVIAADARILVIFEGRDAAGKGGAIKRVMQYLNPRHARVVALPQPSERERGQWYFQRYIERLPTTGEIVLMDRSWYNRAGVEKVMGYCTDEEYDRFLAQVPVVEQMLVDDGIILLKYWYSVSDTEQEKRFRSRLNDPMRRWKLSDTDLASISRWEDYSQAKDAMFDITDREAAPWWSIDSDDKKAARLNTIHHLLSQIPYRRLDPEEVHFPDRPAASGAPRPPIDEHAFVPDHAATL, encoded by the coding sequence ATGGCCGGCAAGACCAAGACCAAGACCCAGACCAAGACCAAGGCCCATGACGAGAAGCACAAGCACCATGACAAGAGGAAGACGCACACACGGCTCGACAAGAAGCGGTACGAGAAGGAACTGAGGCGTCTGCAGATCGAGCTCGTCAGCATGCAGCAGTGGGTCATCGCGGCAGATGCGCGGATTCTCGTGATCTTCGAGGGCCGCGATGCGGCGGGCAAGGGCGGTGCGATCAAGCGCGTGATGCAGTACCTCAATCCGCGTCACGCCCGGGTGGTCGCCCTGCCGCAGCCGTCGGAACGCGAGAGGGGCCAGTGGTACTTCCAGCGGTACATCGAGCGGCTTCCCACCACGGGCGAGATCGTGCTGATGGATCGGTCCTGGTACAACCGCGCCGGCGTCGAGAAGGTGATGGGCTACTGCACGGACGAGGAGTACGACCGCTTCCTCGCGCAGGTCCCCGTCGTCGAGCAGATGCTGGTCGACGACGGGATCATCCTGCTGAAGTACTGGTACTCGGTATCCGACACCGAACAGGAGAAGAGGTTCCGGTCACGCTTGAACGATCCGATGCGACGGTGGAAGCTCTCCGACACCGACCTGGCCTCCATCTCCCGCTGGGAGGACTACTCACAGGCCAAGGATGCGATGTTCGACATCACCGATCGCGAGGCCGCGCCCTGGTGGTCGATCGACAGCGACGACAAGAAGGCCGCGCGGCTCAACACCATCCACCATCTGCTGAGTCAGATCCCCTACCGCCGGCTCGACCCCGAAGAGGTCCACTTCCCCGACCGCCCCGCGGCGTCGGGTGCCCCGCGTCCGCCGATCGACGAGCATGCTTTCGTCCCCGACCACGCGGCGACGCTCTAG
- a CDS encoding nitroreductase family protein: MSTPVIDRTAPTEHPVLDVLAGRWSPRAYDAENTIDDAKLNAALEAARWSPSAYNLQPWRFIVARRGTALFDQVVESLVEFNQLWASKASALIVAIAETESEEGKAISHAVYDLGQAVAHFSVQAHHEGLLVHQMSGFDPEVVREFADLSPRFSAITVIAVGEYGDAAGLPEGLQQGETAPRVRRPIDETVILSA; encoded by the coding sequence GTGAGCACTCCCGTGATTGACCGCACCGCCCCCACCGAGCACCCCGTCCTCGACGTCCTCGCCGGGCGCTGGAGCCCTCGCGCCTACGACGCCGAGAACACGATCGACGACGCCAAGCTGAACGCCGCCCTCGAGGCCGCGCGCTGGTCGCCGTCGGCATACAACCTGCAGCCGTGGCGCTTCATCGTCGCTCGCCGTGGCACCGCGCTGTTCGACCAGGTCGTCGAGTCGCTCGTCGAGTTCAACCAGCTCTGGGCCTCGAAGGCCTCGGCCCTCATCGTCGCGATCGCCGAGACCGAGTCCGAAGAGGGCAAGGCCATCAGCCACGCGGTCTACGACCTCGGCCAGGCCGTCGCCCACTTCTCGGTGCAGGCGCACCACGAGGGTCTCCTCGTGCACCAGATGAGCGGCTTCGACCCTGAAGTCGTCCGCGAGTTCGCCGACCTGTCGCCGCGTTTCTCGGCCATCACCGTGATCGCCGTCGGCGAGTACGGCGACGCCGCCGGTCTTCCCGAGGGTCTCCAGCAGGGCGAGACCGCACCGCGCGTGCGTCGCCCGATCGACGAGACGGTCATCCTCAGCGCCTGA
- a CDS encoding APC family permease encodes MAIQRRIKSVEQSMAETHDEKRSLKRSLGVWDLAVMGVAVAVGAGIFSVGAEASARHAGPAVIISFIIAAAVCGLAILCYAEFASSIPVAGSAYTFTYSTLGEFLAWIIGWDLILEMLMASAVIAKYWGVYLGDAVSLFDLEIPMTLQLGPLSFDWGPVVIVAIFTVLLALGTQLSSRVNSVFTVIKVAIVLFVIVVGFFFINGANYTPFVPPAQSGAASESAWTQSLFSFMTGSDPTMYGVFGILSGAALVFFAFIGFDVVATSAEETKDPKRTVPRGIILGLIIVTVLYVMVAIVITGMVSYTELAKLDEPSLASAFELVGATWAAQVIAIGSLVGLTTVVMVLLMGLARVVFAMSRDGLLPRSLSVTDAKRGTPIRIQLIVGVIIAIIAGFTDVQVLGDMINIGTLSAFVLVSIGVPILRKSRPDLERPFTVPLSPWLPWISAIACFWLMLNLSTETWLRFAIWLALGLIIYFAYSRRHSIIGRELEADALKGIRRPTAG; translated from the coding sequence ATGGCGATTCAGCGAAGGATCAAATCGGTCGAGCAGTCGATGGCCGAGACGCACGACGAGAAACGCTCGCTGAAGCGCTCGCTCGGCGTCTGGGACCTGGCGGTCATGGGCGTCGCGGTGGCCGTCGGCGCGGGCATCTTCTCGGTCGGCGCCGAGGCGTCGGCGCGGCACGCCGGCCCCGCGGTGATCATCTCGTTCATCATCGCCGCGGCCGTGTGCGGCCTCGCGATCCTCTGCTACGCCGAGTTCGCCTCATCCATCCCCGTCGCCGGCTCCGCATACACGTTCACCTACTCGACGCTGGGCGAATTCCTCGCGTGGATCATCGGCTGGGACCTCATCCTCGAGATGCTCATGGCCTCGGCGGTGATCGCGAAGTACTGGGGCGTCTACCTCGGCGACGCCGTCTCGCTGTTCGATCTCGAGATCCCGATGACCCTGCAGCTCGGCCCGCTGTCGTTCGACTGGGGCCCCGTCGTCATCGTCGCGATCTTCACGGTGCTGCTCGCCCTCGGCACCCAGCTGTCGAGCCGGGTGAACAGCGTGTTCACGGTGATCAAGGTCGCGATCGTGCTGTTCGTCATCGTCGTCGGGTTCTTCTTCATCAACGGCGCCAACTACACCCCGTTCGTGCCTCCCGCGCAGTCGGGTGCCGCCTCCGAGAGCGCGTGGACGCAGTCGCTCTTCTCGTTCATGACCGGCTCCGACCCGACGATGTACGGCGTCTTCGGCATCCTCAGCGGTGCGGCGCTGGTGTTCTTCGCGTTCATCGGCTTCGACGTCGTCGCGACCAGCGCCGAGGAGACCAAGGATCCCAAGCGCACGGTGCCCCGCGGCATCATCCTCGGCCTGATCATCGTCACCGTGCTCTACGTGATGGTCGCGATCGTCATCACCGGCATGGTGTCGTACACCGAGCTGGCGAAGCTCGACGAGCCGTCGCTCGCGAGCGCGTTCGAGCTGGTCGGCGCCACCTGGGCCGCTCAGGTCATCGCGATCGGCAGCCTGGTCGGACTCACCACCGTCGTGATGGTGCTGCTCATGGGCCTCGCCCGCGTCGTGTTCGCGATGAGCCGCGACGGCCTGCTCCCCCGCTCGCTCAGCGTCACCGACGCCAAGCGGGGAACACCGATCCGCATCCAGCTGATCGTCGGCGTGATCATCGCGATCATCGCGGGCTTCACCGACGTGCAGGTGCTCGGCGACATGATCAACATCGGCACCCTGTCGGCGTTCGTGCTCGTGAGCATCGGCGTGCCGATCCTGCGCAAGAGCCGCCCGGACCTCGAGCGCCCGTTCACGGTGCCGCTGTCGCCGTGGCTGCCCTGGATCTCGGCGATCGCCTGCTTCTGGCTGATGCTCAACCTCAGCACCGAGACCTGGCTGCGCTTCGCGATCTGGCTGGCGCTCGGCCTGATCATCTACTTCGCGTACTCGCGGCGACACTCGATCATCGGCCGCGAACTCGAAGCCGATGCGCTGAAGGGAATCCGCAGACCGACAGCAGGTTGA